In Anaerolineales bacterium, the following proteins share a genomic window:
- a CDS encoding DUF503 domain-containing protein has product MLATLTIHLHLPACASLKQKRGQIKPLISRLRREFNVSVAEMDLQDKWDEAVIVCAMAGNDAAFLQSALGNVAKWVDANWSDGDVWDSKIEIV; this is encoded by the coding sequence ATGCTCGCCACCCTCACCATTCACCTCCACCTCCCCGCCTGCGCCTCCCTCAAACAAAAGCGCGGACAGATCAAGCCGCTCATCTCACGCCTGCGCCGCGAGTTCAACGTCTCTGTCGCCGAGATGGATTTGCAGGACAAATGGGACGAGGCGGTCATCGTCTGCGCGATGGCGGGAAACGACGCCGCGTTCTTGCAGTCCGCGTTGGGGAATGTGGCAAAATGGGTGGATGCGAATTGGTCGGATGGGGATGTGTGGGATTCAAAAATAGAGATCGTTTGA
- a CDS encoding HIT family protein, producing the protein METCFICRKHNGQQAAPPGGYIYEDEHWMVCHAPGKLGPLGTLFIESKRHFLDYAEMTDEESASFGNVMRKIYHALKLHTGAERVYQVTLIDGTPHFHSWLVPRRKDDAEKGMKFLAQDDSCSDEDAAALAEKLREAME; encoded by the coding sequence ATGGAAACCTGTTTCATTTGCCGCAAACATAACGGACAACAAGCCGCTCCCCCAGGCGGATACATCTACGAAGACGAGCATTGGATGGTCTGCCACGCGCCAGGAAAGTTAGGTCCGCTAGGAACCTTGTTCATCGAGTCGAAGCGACATTTTCTTGATTACGCGGAAATGACAGACGAGGAATCCGCTTCGTTTGGAAATGTGATGAGAAAAATCTATCATGCGCTTAAATTGCACACAGGCGCGGAGCGGGTTTATCAAGTCACTCTGATTGACGGCACGCCGCATTTCCACTCGTGGTTGGTGCCTCGTCGGAAAGATGATGCAGAGAAAGGGATGAAATTCCTTGCTCAGGACGATTCATGCAGTGACGAGGATGCAGCCGCGTTGGCTGAAAAACTGCGTGAAGCAATGGAATAG